One Cryptomeria japonica chromosome 9, Sugi_1.0, whole genome shotgun sequence genomic window carries:
- the LOC131029674 gene encoding pentatricopeptide repeat-containing protein At2g22070-like produces the protein MWIHHPRATHILSWKSHQPHVWNLVKKRTYHSSSSTRECFTYAYLLQACVKEEAWSEGQRIHVRMIKRGVEMDTFLETKLVIMYAKYGKLDFARRLFERGEKNVVGWNAMISGYAQHGQSHAALALFKQMRMQKAVPDHFVLATVVSLCETEMQVGKQLHAHVMAAGFQSDLVLLTALVRMYSACGAMDDARQLFDKMSRRDVISWTVMIAGYTKCGRMEDAFSLFGRMPRRDAASWNAMIAGCAQNGYGAASFTLFCTMQRSGCAARPNQGTYAALLIACAGLSALDQGKQVHAHIIKSQFWSDALLRNALVDMYAKSGSIQDSRLLFDGSFDRDVIRWTTMIAGYGKHGFAAEAIHLFDQMQKAGVKPNHITFISILSACSHAGLVEQGWRFFHSMTKDYNIVPRAEDYACMVDLLGRAGKVEEAHNLINKIPTEPGAHVWAALLGACRAHGNMEVGKVAAQRLFELNPQQAGTYVELSNIYAASGMWDHVAQLRKTMEDRGIRKQPGYSWIVVEKCTHVFVVGDRSHPQTEAIYTMLENLTRRMKEAGYIPDTDLVLHDLEEEEKEGILSHHSEKLAIAFGLISTHPREPIQIVKNLRMCIDCHTATKFISKVSERKLVVRDVNRFHHFREGLCSCGDYW, from the coding sequence ATGTGGATCCATCACCCCAGGGCCACGCACATTTTGAGTTGGAAATCCCATCAACCCCATGTATGGAATTTGGTGAAGAAGAGGACTTATCATTCAAGTTCAAGTACGAGAGAGTGTTTTACATACGCCTATTTATTGCAGGCTTGTGTGAAGGAGGAGGCATGGAGTGAGGGTCAGCGGATTCATGTCCGCATGATCAAGAGAGGGGTAGAGATGGACACGTTTTTGGAAACCAAATTGGTGATAATGTATGCCAAGTATGGGAAGCTGGATTTTGCCCGCCGTTTATTCGAGAGAGGTGAAAAGAATGTGGTGggatggaatgcaatgatttcAGGATATGCCCAACACGGACAGTCACACGCAGCCCTCGCCCTGTTTAAGCAGATGCGGATGCAGAAGGCAGTACCGGATCATTTCGTGTTGGCTACCGTTGTGAGCTTGTGTGAGACGGAGATGCAGGTGGGCAAACAGTTGCATGCCCATGTAATGGCCGCTGGCTTTCAGTCGGACCTGGTCCTGCTCACTGCTCTCGTTCGCATGTATTCAGCATGTGGTGCAATGGATGATGCGCgccaattgtttgacaaaatgtctcgcAGAGACGTCATCTCATGGACTGTCATGATTGCAGGATACACCAAATGTGGCAGAATGGAGGATGCATTTTCTTTGTTTGGCCGAATGCCCCGCAGAGATGCGgcttcatggaatgcaatgatcgcAGGGTGCGCACAAAATGGATACGGGGCAGCTTCCTTTACGCTCTTCTGCACTATGCAACGCTCAGGTTGTGCCGCCAGGCCAAATCAGGGCACATATGCTGCCCTTCTCATAGCCTGTGCAGGTTTGTCAGCACTTGATCAGGGCAAGCAGGTGCATGCCCACATAATCAAAAGTCAGTTTTGGTCCGATGCTCTCTTGAGGAATGCTCTTGTTGATATGTATGCCAAATCTGGGAGCATCCAGGATTCCCGCCTGTTGTTTGATGGAAGTTTTGATAGGGATGTTATCCGGTGGACCACCATGATTGCAGGGTATGGCAAGCATGGGTTTGCAGCCGAGGCAATTCACCTGTTTGATCAGATGCAGAAAGCTGGTGTAAAACCCAATCACATCACCTTCATTAGCATCCTGTCTGCCTGCAGCCATGCTGGGCTAGTGGAGCAAGGGTGGAGATTCTTCCATTCTATGACAAAAGACTACAACATTGTGCCCAGAGCAGAGGATTACGCTTGTATGGTTGATCTTCTGGGGCGTGCTGGCAAAGTGGAGGAGGCTCACAATTTAATCAACAAAATTCCAACTGAACCTGGAGCTCATGTGTGGGCTGCATTGCTCGGCGCTTGCAGAGCACATGGTAATATGGAAGTTGGAAAGGTTGCAGCCCAACGCCTCTTTGAGTTGAATCCCCAACAGGCAGGAACATATGTGGAGCTGTCAAACATATATGCTGCATCTGGCATGTGGGATCATGTAGCACAACTGAGAAAGACTATGGAAGACAGGGGTATTAGAAAGCAGCCAGGTTACAGCTGGATTGTAGTTGAGAAATGTACCCATGTGTTTGTTGTTGGAGACAGATCACACCCACAAACAGAAGCAATATATACAATGCTAGAAAATCTAACTAGGCGTATGAAAGAAGCAGGCTATATTCCAGACACAGACCTTGTGCTGCATGATctggaggaggaggagaaggagggCATCCTTAGCCATCACAGTGAAAAGTTGGCTATTGCATTTGGGCTTATCAGCACACATCCGAGAGAACCTATTCAAATTGTCAAGAACCTTCGTATGTGTATTGATTGTCACACTGCCACCAAGTTCATTTCTAAGGTTTCGGAAAGGAAACTAGTTGTGAGAGATGTTAATCGCTTCCATCATTTCAGGGAAGGGCTCTGTTCTTGTGGAGATTACTGGTGA